A region from the Rhodopseudomonas julia genome encodes:
- a CDS encoding GNAT family N-acetyltransferase — protein MALICREADPAFDRWDELHRLLMDCFAYMAVRIDPPSSLLRMGPAELAEKAGSETLLLAEEDGRIVGCAFLRLEPDCLYIGKVAVAPAFRGAGLARRLFVLAEERARANDRLFLKLQTRVELTENHAAFARLGFVKVSETAHAGYDRATSITMTKPVDPSRQDRAFSEALHERA, from the coding sequence ATGGCCTTGATCTGTCGCGAAGCCGATCCCGCCTTCGATCGCTGGGACGAACTCCATCGCCTCTTGATGGATTGCTTCGCCTATATGGCGGTGCGGATCGATCCGCCGTCTTCGCTTCTGCGCATGGGGCCGGCGGAGCTTGCTGAAAAGGCCGGAAGTGAGACGCTGCTTTTGGCCGAAGAGGATGGGCGCATCGTCGGCTGCGCCTTTCTCAGGCTCGAGCCAGACTGCCTTTATATTGGCAAGGTCGCCGTCGCCCCGGCCTTTCGCGGGGCGGGGCTGGCGCGACGGCTCTTTGTCCTCGCTGAAGAGCGGGCACGGGCGAACGACCGCTTGTTCCTGAAGCTGCAGACCCGCGTCGAGCTCACCGAGAACCACGCCGCCTTCGCCCGGCTCGGTTTCGTCAAGGTGAGCGAGACGGCTCATGCCGGCTATGACCGCGCGACCAGCATCACCATGACGAAACCCGTCGATCCATCGCGCCAGGACCGCGCCTTTTCGGAAGCCCTTCACGAACGAGCCTGA
- a CDS encoding DUF29 domain-containing protein has translation MSSEPLKKPAEAELLYEADFFRWTQEQAEALRTRRLADLDWANLAEEIETVGRSDRSEIRSRLAVILLHLLKWRYQPGQRKGGWKASVFEQRVRIADLLEDSPSLHAYPAAVLAKEYRIARVKAADETGLPLERFAETCPFTLEEILDEAFLPEAAE, from the coding sequence ATGTCGTCCGAACCGCTCAAGAAACCGGCCGAAGCGGAACTGCTTTACGAAGCGGATTTCTTCCGCTGGACGCAGGAGCAGGCCGAAGCGCTGCGCACGCGGCGTCTCGCCGATCTCGACTGGGCGAACCTTGCCGAGGAGATCGAGACCGTGGGCCGATCGGATCGCAGCGAAATCCGCAGCCGGCTGGCCGTCATCCTGCTCCACCTCCTGAAATGGCGGTATCAGCCCGGACAGCGAAAAGGGGGGTGGAAGGCCAGCGTTTTTGAGCAGCGTGTTCGCATCGCCGACCTTCTCGAAGATAGCCCGAGCCTCCACGCCTATCCGGCCGCTGTTCTCGCTAAGGAATACCGCATCGCGCGCGTGAAGGCGGCCGACGAGACGGGGCTGCCGCTTGAGCGCTTTGCTGAGACGTGCCCTTTCACCCTCGAAGAAATTCTCGACGAAGCCTTCTTGCCGGAGGCGGCGGAGTAA
- the ureC gene encoding urease subunit alpha: MPAKISRAAYADMFGPTTGDKVRLADTDLVIEVEKDFTIYGEEVKFGGGKVIRDGMGQSQHARADGAVDTVITNALIVDHTGIYKADIGLKDGRIAAIGKAGNPDTQPGVDIIIGPGTEAIAGEGKIVTAGGFDSHIHFICPQQIEEALMSGVTTMLGGGTGPAHGTLATTCTPGPWHMARMIEAADAFPMNIGFAGKGNASLPAALEEMVKGGACALKLHEDWGTTPGAIDCCLSVADDYDVQVMIHTDTLNESGFVENTIAAFKDRTIHAFHTEGAGGGHAPDIIKVCGLANVLPSSTNPTRPYTRNTIDEHLDMLMVCHHLDSNIPEDVAFAESRIRKETIAAEDILHDMGAFSIIASDSQAMGRVGEVLIRTWQTAHKMKVQRGRLPEETGDNDNFRVRRYIAKVTINPAIAHGMADEIGSVEAGKRADLVLWDPAFFGVKPFMVLIGGSIAAAPMGDPNASIPTPQPVHYRPMFGAYGKALTNSSVTFVSKAALDGGLGSKLGVAKELVAVKNTRGGISKASMLLNDATPEIAVDPETYEVRANGDLLTCEPADVLPMAQRYFLF; this comes from the coding sequence ATGCCCGCCAAAATCTCCCGTGCCGCCTATGCCGACATGTTCGGCCCCACCACCGGCGACAAGGTTCGCCTTGCCGATACCGATCTCGTCATCGAGGTGGAGAAGGATTTCACCATCTATGGCGAGGAGGTGAAATTCGGAGGCGGCAAAGTCATTCGCGACGGCATGGGCCAGAGCCAGCATGCGCGGGCGGATGGCGCCGTCGACACGGTCATCACCAATGCGCTGATCGTCGACCACACCGGTATCTACAAGGCCGATATCGGCTTGAAAGACGGGCGCATCGCGGCGATCGGCAAGGCCGGCAATCCCGATACGCAGCCAGGCGTCGACATCATCATCGGCCCGGGAACCGAGGCGATTGCGGGCGAAGGCAAGATCGTGACCGCCGGTGGCTTCGACAGCCATATCCATTTCATCTGCCCGCAGCAGATCGAAGAGGCGCTGATGTCGGGCGTCACGACGATGCTCGGTGGCGGCACCGGCCCGGCGCATGGAACGCTCGCGACCACCTGCACGCCGGGCCCTTGGCACATGGCGCGGATGATCGAGGCGGCGGACGCCTTTCCCATGAACATCGGTTTTGCCGGCAAGGGCAATGCCTCGCTGCCGGCTGCGCTCGAGGAGATGGTGAAGGGCGGCGCCTGCGCGCTGAAGCTGCACGAGGATTGGGGCACGACGCCGGGCGCCATCGATTGCTGCCTGTCCGTCGCTGACGATTACGATGTGCAGGTGATGATCCACACCGACACGCTGAATGAATCCGGTTTCGTGGAGAACACGATCGCCGCCTTCAAGGACCGCACCATCCATGCGTTCCACACCGAAGGGGCGGGTGGCGGCCATGCGCCGGACATCATCAAGGTCTGCGGCCTAGCGAATGTCCTGCCGTCCTCGACCAATCCCACCAGACCCTATACGCGGAACACGATCGACGAGCATCTCGACATGCTCATGGTCTGCCACCACCTCGATTCCAACATTCCCGAAGATGTGGCCTTCGCCGAAAGCCGCATCCGCAAGGAAACGATCGCGGCGGAAGACATCCTGCATGACATGGGCGCCTTCTCCATCATCGCCTCCGACAGCCAGGCGATGGGACGCGTCGGCGAGGTTTTGATCCGTACCTGGCAGACGGCGCACAAGATGAAGGTGCAGCGCGGCCGCCTTCCCGAGGAGACGGGCGACAACGACAATTTCCGCGTCCGCCGCTACATCGCGAAAGTGACGATCAATCCCGCGATCGCCCATGGCATGGCCGACGAGATCGGCTCGGTGGAAGCGGGCAAGCGCGCCGATCTCGTTTTGTGGGATCCGGCCTTCTTCGGCGTGAAGCCCTTCATGGTGCTGATCGGTGGCTCGATAGCGGCCGCGCCGATGGGCGATCCCAACGCCTCCATCCCGACACCGCAACCGGTGCATTACCGCCCGATGTTCGGCGCCTATGGCAAGGCGCTGACGAATTCGTCCGTCACCTTCGTCTCCAAGGCGGCGCTCGACGGCGGTCTCGGCTCGAAACTCGGCGTGGCGAAAGAGCTCGTGGCGGTCAAAAACACCCGCGGCGGTATCTCCAAGGCCTCGATGCTTCTGAACGACGCGACGCCGGAGATCGCGGTCGATCCGGAAACCTATGAGGTGCGCGCGAACGGCGACCTTCTCACCTGCGAACCGGCCGATGTGCTGCCGATGGCGCAGAGGTATTTTCTGTTTTAA
- a CDS encoding AbrB/MazE/SpoVT family DNA-binding domain-containing protein, protein MGAAAKVSGKGQITIPNSIREEMGIEKGDELVFYEGLDGRMRVRVRKLRRGAGRAMLHWPNAPKTSEEVRKAVNLAVGASRFAKVES, encoded by the coding sequence ATGGGTGCCGCAGCAAAGGTTTCCGGCAAGGGCCAGATCACCATCCCGAACTCGATCCGGGAGGAGATGGGCATCGAGAAGGGTGACGAGCTCGTTTTCTACGAAGGTCTCGATGGCCGTATGCGCGTAAGGGTGCGCAAGCTGCGTCGTGGCGCGGGCCGCGCCATGCTGCATTGGCCAAACGCTCCGAAGACTTCCGAGGAGGTTCGAAAAGCGGTGAACTTGGCTGTCGGCGCGTCTCGATTTGCCAAAGTGGAAAGCTGA
- a CDS encoding lysozyme inhibitor LprI family protein produces the protein MARSEMSMAALVVLLTLPGAAGAAECADPQTQAEMNACAAQTFEEADAALNEAWPKVLEYYRALDSELSDDLKGAEEALLEAQRTWIVFRDAHCASVGFAARGGTMEPLLVTSCKADLTRERTDQLLALLGDK, from the coding sequence ATGGCGCGATCCGAGATGTCCATGGCCGCCCTTGTCGTCCTTCTGACCCTGCCGGGTGCGGCAGGGGCGGCCGAATGCGCTGATCCACAGACGCAGGCAGAGATGAATGCCTGTGCGGCACAGACATTCGAAGAGGCGGACGCCGCTCTCAACGAAGCGTGGCCGAAGGTTCTGGAATATTACCGTGCGCTGGACTCGGAGCTTTCGGATGATCTGAAGGGCGCGGAAGAGGCGCTCCTCGAGGCGCAACGCACCTGGATCGTCTTCCGCGATGCGCATTGTGCCTCTGTCGGCTTTGCCGCCCGTGGCGGCACCATGGAGCCGCTTCTTGTCACGTCCTGCAAGGCCGACCTGACGCGCGAGCGGACCGATCAGCTTCTGGCACTGTTGGGAGACAAATAG
- a CDS encoding urease subunit beta, producing the protein MIPGEVIPAAGDIVLNEACETVTLEVANTGDRPVQVGSHYHFYETNEALSFDRETARGMRLDIAAGTAVRFEPGQSREVTLVPLRGAREVYGFNQKVMGAL; encoded by the coding sequence ATGATCCCTGGAGAAGTCATCCCGGCGGCGGGCGACATTGTTCTCAACGAAGCTTGCGAGACCGTCACGCTTGAAGTCGCGAACACCGGCGACCGCCCCGTTCAGGTGGGCTCGCACTACCACTTCTATGAAACGAACGAAGCCCTGTCGTTCGATCGCGAGACAGCCCGCGGCATGCGCCTCGACATTGCTGCCGGCACGGCCGTGCGGTTTGAGCCCGGCCAGAGCCGCGAGGTCACGCTCGTGCCGCTTCGTGGCGCACGAGAAGTCTACGGCTTCAACCAGAAAGTCATGGGCGCGCTCTGA
- a CDS encoding urease subunit gamma, giving the protein MQLTPREKDKLLVAMAAEVARKRLQRGVKLNHPEAIALITDFVVEGARDGRAVADLMEAGAHVVTRDQVMDGVAEMIHDVQVEATFPDGTKLVTVHQPVR; this is encoded by the coding sequence ATGCAGCTCACCCCGCGCGAAAAGGACAAACTGCTTGTTGCCATGGCGGCCGAAGTCGCCCGAAAGCGGCTTCAACGGGGCGTCAAGCTCAACCATCCGGAGGCGATCGCCCTCATCACGGATTTCGTGGTCGAAGGTGCGCGCGACGGGCGCGCCGTCGCCGATCTGATGGAGGCGGGCGCCCATGTCGTCACCCGCGATCAGGTGATGGACGGCGTGGCGGAGATGATCCACGACGTTCAGGTGGAAGCGACGTTCCCGGATGGGACCAAACTCGTCACGGTCCACCAGCCGGTTCGTTGA
- a CDS encoding urease accessory protein UreD: protein MSAPASHHVDTDERAAAPARFQRVEAEARIAFKREGGVTRLDRLFHQGSVKWRLPRVPAGVPPEAIVINTAGGFTGGDRFSVMIQMGEGTAAFVMTPACERLYRAAGGVAEIDVHLDLAAGATLYWLPQETIAFEGAACHRRITAELGEGARLVALESTLLGRRAMGERVTRADLRESWRVRRAGRLVHADELALRGDVSELCSVRATLAGGSAFASLLLVAGDCEPLADPLRAALGPAGGASAFNGKILARLVAEDGLALRRRLVPALRILLADCPLPKIWTL, encoded by the coding sequence ATGAGTGCTCCAGCCTCACATCACGTCGACACCGATGAGCGTGCCGCAGCGCCTGCGCGTTTCCAGCGCGTCGAGGCGGAGGCGCGGATTGCCTTCAAGCGCGAGGGCGGGGTGACCCGCCTTGACCGGCTGTTCCACCAGGGATCGGTGAAGTGGCGTCTGCCACGCGTGCCGGCTGGCGTTCCTCCGGAAGCCATCGTCATCAACACCGCGGGCGGTTTCACCGGCGGTGACCGGTTTTCCGTGATGATTCAGATGGGGGAGGGGACGGCGGCGTTTGTGATGACGCCGGCCTGCGAGCGGCTTTACCGCGCGGCGGGCGGGGTTGCCGAAATCGACGTGCATCTCGATCTCGCGGCAGGCGCGACCCTCTATTGGCTGCCGCAGGAGACGATCGCGTTTGAGGGCGCGGCCTGTCATCGCCGCATCACGGCCGAGCTCGGCGAAGGCGCCCGGCTTGTGGCGCTGGAATCGACGCTTCTCGGGCGCCGCGCCATGGGCGAAAGAGTGACGCGGGCCGATCTTCGCGAAAGCTGGCGCGTGCGCCGGGCCGGGCGTCTCGTGCATGCCGACGAGCTTGCCCTTCGCGGCGATGTCTCGGAGCTTTGCAGCGTGCGCGCGACGCTGGCGGGCGGCAGCGCGTTCGCAAGCCTTCTTCTCGTGGCGGGAGATTGCGAGCCTCTCGCCGATCCTTTGCGTGCAGCACTCGGGCCTGCCGGCGGGGCGAGCGCCTTCAATGGCAAAATACTTGCTAGACTGGTAGCCGAAGATGGCCTTGCGCTGCGTCGTCGTCTTGTGCCCGCACTCAGAATTCTATTGGCGGATTGTCCGCTGCCCAAAATCTGGACGCTTTGA